In Candidatus Dadabacteria bacterium, one genomic interval encodes:
- a CDS encoding nucleotidyltransferase substrate binding protein, translating to MSIDTEFLRRCLDTLEHCLEELKRTDPDGIAYDAYRAACVKEFEIILEQSGNLLKKVLRAYFADNRRADQLVFKDLFRYAAKHDLIDAEACERWLSYRDNRNDTAHGYGKNFAESTIRLLPDFIADAKALADVMEGTDDG from the coding sequence ATGAGCATTGATACGGAATTTCTCAGACGCTGCCTTGACACTCTTGAACACTGTCTCGAAGAGTTGAAACGCACAGACCCGGATGGAATCGCCTATGACGCCTACCGCGCGGCCTGCGTAAAAGAGTTTGAAATTATTCTGGAGCAGAGCGGCAACCTGCTGAAAAAAGTTCTGAGGGCTTATTTCGCTGACAACCGTCGGGCGGACCAACTGGTCTTCAAGGACCTTTTCCGCTACGCCGCCAAGCATGACCTCATTGACGCGGAAGCCTGCGAGCGCTGGCTTTCGTACCGTGACAACCGTAACGATACGGCGCACGGTTACGGAAAAAACTTCGCCGAGAGCACGATCCGGCTGCTTCCGGATTTTATAGCTGACGCCAAGGCACTGGCCGATGTAATGGAAGGAACAGACGATGGCTGA